The genomic region AAGGAATGAATAAGAAAGACCCACATATGATCCATGTTGTAGGCCAATTAGAAAACCTTATGCTAGGGAAATTTTGTGTCCCTATATATTCAGATCTAGAAAGTCCTGTTATAGCAATAGTCATTAATGGAATTCAAGTTCAAAATGCTCTTATTGACCTTGGGGCAGCTATAAATGTCATGAGAAAGGATGTGATGTAGAAAATCATCATCACTAACCTGAGATCTACAACTATTGTCTTAAAACTTGCAAACAGTTCTACTATTACACTAGACAATATGGTGGAAGACCTTGTTGTAGCACTGGAATCCTGGGAATATACAACTGACTTTGTCATCCTCTCACCTAAAGCAACTCTAGGAGGCTATCCTATTATCTTGGGTAGACCCTGGTTAGCCACAACAAATGCTTTCATAGGATATAGGTCAGAGGACATGACCATTTCTGATGGACAAAAACTAAAACACTTGCATTATATTTACCTTGGCAACCTCAACTTGAGCACGAGCACTTAGTTTGGCTAGATATAGaagaagaatctgatgaagtcaatACAATACAACAATTTATGTTGATAAGAAGGGACCCCTTCTTGCAACttcaagaagaagaggatgtgCTCTCTAATGTTTTGCAAAATCAATATGGAATTCTAGATCAAACTAGTGATTGTAATGCATAAAATGCATGTTCTCTACAACCATTATTGCCaacctcttctgcaaaatctcTTACAGCTATAGATTTACAGCATACATTGCTGCCGCATGAAGTAACAGTTCCACATTTTCTTGTAGCATCTATAATAGAGCTAACTAAGCAAGTTGAAGTGGCCCCAAATAAATGGTTGAATGTTAATAGTCACCTTACTCAAGAACAAACTATGTCTCTAACAAGAATACTACAGTTTCATAAGGAAGCATTTGCCTGGAACTATACAGATATGAAAGGGTTGCATCCTAAATTGTGCACACACCGAATCTACATcaaagaagattgtaaaccagtgagacaacctcaaagaagaatcaaccctgcattaagggaaatagttaagcaAGAATTGCAAAAGTTACTCAATGCAGGATTTATATATCCCATTTCTAATagtgaatgggtatcacctctagttattgttcctaagaaaaatggaaAGTGGAGAGTTTGTGTAGATTATAGGGAGCTTAATGTTGCAACCAATAAATATCACTTTCCTCTTGCTTTCATTGACCAAGTGTTGGACTCCTTGGCAGGgaagaaatatttttcattcttagaCGGTTTCAATGGATACAACCAGATAAGAATAGCCCTTGAGGACcaggaaaagacaacattcacatgcCCACGGGGGACCTATGCCTACTCAGTACTTccatttggtttatgtaatgccccAACTAATTTTCAAAGGATAGTTATAAGCATGTTCTTAGATATTTCTCATGACTGCATGGAGATATACATGGATGACTTCACTATCTATGGTGGTACTTTTGAAGAAGCATTGAGTGACCTAGAAAAGACTTTATAGAGATATGAGGATCACAATTTAtctttaaatagtgagaagtgttttatgatgatgcaggaaggtgtTGTTATTGGCCACTATCTTTCTCATAAAGGAATTCAAGTAGACCCAACAAAGATTGAAGTTATTTCTAATTTGCTTGTACCAACAAAACAAAAAGATGTTAGGAGTTTTTTAGGCCATGCAGGTTATTATAAAAGAttcatcaaagatttcagtaaaattgtaGCACCACTATATACACTCCTCACTAAAGATGCAGACTTTTGGTGGACAGATTCATGTAGCAAAGCATTCTTTGAGTTAAAGGAAGCATTAACTCATGCACTTGTACTTCAAGGTCCTAAGTGGGAACCTCCATTCCATATACACaccgatgcatctgattatgcaattggAGTTGTTCTAAGAGAAAAAGAGACAACAGTGGaacatgcaatctattttgtcagcaAAAAATTGTAGGGTGTTGAATTTAACCACACAACAACATAGAAATAAATATTGGTAGTTATCTATGCTCTTAATAATTTTAAACATTATATAACTAGATATAAAGTTTTTTTCCATATTGACCATGCAacaatcaaatatctcatgaacaaaccttgaATTTCAGGAAGGTTGGCTAGATGAATTCttttaatgcaagaatttgatatcacaatcatAGACAAACTAGGAAGAGAAAATGTAGTTTCATATTTTCTTTCACGCTTAACAACAAACTAAGAATCACCCATTTTGGATGATTCCTTTCCAGATGAGCATCTATTCTCTATTTCTATTCAAACACCATGGTATGCTAATATAGCCAACTATTTGGTCGCTCAAAAGGTACCCTCTCATTTCTCTCCAAAAGAAAGGAAATTACTTATTGAGAAAAGTTTCAAATTCACTTGGATAGCAGGATGTTTATTTTACATAGGGCTGGATCAGGTAATGTGAAGATGTGTGAGAGAAGATGAGACTTATGACATActgcatgcatgccatgatgaaccCTGTAAGGGACATTTTGTAGCTAAGAGAACAACTTTCAAAACACTTAAAACATGATATTGTTGGCGAACCCTTCATAAAGATGTAACCAGGTATACAAGGCAATGTGGAAGATTCCAACGGATGGGAAGACCAACCAGATCAGATGAGATACCCTTGCATCCTCAAGTGGTGgtcacaccatttgacaagtgaggacttgattttgtaggaccaattgatccatCCTCTAATGGTAAGTCTTACATTTTGGTTTGTactgattatgtcaccaaatgggtagaagctaaggcaatgaaacatgcaagagataacaaagtttctaaatttttatatgaagaaatcttcacaggatatggagttcctagagaaattgtcACAGACCAAGGAGCATAGTTCACATCTCAACTTGTTACAACATTAGTGAATGAATACAATATCAGGCATAGGAAATGTACACCAtaccatcctcaaggaaatggacaagcgaAGATTACAAACATGGAAATTGAAAGCACCCTGACTAAAACTATTAATCTTCATAGGAAAGATTGGGCAGCTAGATTACTCGAAGCAGTCTGGGCATATAGGACATCATGGAAAACAACAACAAGGtttactccttttgagatgctataTAGAAAGAAAGCAATTATGCCCATTGAATTTGAGCTTAAAAATTTAAGAACAACAATTGAATTGGGGATGGATATTACTAGTGCACAACAAGCAAGAATTATGCAACTCAATGAGTTAGATGGAGTCAGAACAACTGCCTTGCAAAACACAAAACTCCTGCAAAATCAACGGatcaaatggcatgataaatatatcaaggataAAAACTTTCAATCGGGAGATTGGGCTCTCCTATATGATTCCAGGTATCAAGATAATTTGGGTAAACTTCACACCAGATGGCTAGGCCCAAGAAGGTATCACAGTTTTTTGACAATGGCGTTGTTCAACTCACAACAATTGATCCTATAAGATTCAAGTTGTTGGTAAATGGGATTAGATTGAAGTTATATCGTAAGACCTCGTCTAAAGAAGTGTTCCTGAAACAATTTAATTCAAACTCCGATTCTCCTGCAACTTCAAACTTTGAGTTTCCTGCAACCGATGAAGGTGGGACCTTATCCCTGCCTTCTGATTAATCAATTATGTTGATTCATAATAAACACTTACATATTATTGGAAGCTATTTTCCATAATAACATCCATACTTCACTccatttcactttcatatcttccatATCACTTCACCTCACTTCATGTTCATCTGCTTTTTCAATTTTATCATTAAGTTAACTGTAGGTATGTTTAAAGGACTCTAACATGCATAACACTGCATCACTCCAGGTATGTCACAAATTGATGCTTGTATTATTTCTTGTTAGATTCATTCATTATTTGCATTAAAATTGTCATTTATATTCCTCATCGCCTTGCTATAATTTCTCTTTTGCCAAGTGACCACACTTGGCACACTTTTGGTTGGCCGAGTATATCGTGATTTGATTCATTCCTACGTGTGATTTGACTTTTCCGTGTCCTACGTAATCAATAATTTGTATCATTTTTTATGAAAATCAAATTTTAAGATAAGCGAATAAAGTGATTATGACATTTTATGcacgcaatttttttttttttttgaaagcccTTGCATGAGTTGCCTTTCTAGATTAATTCTGCCACCTTTATGAGTCATAATTACActttcttgtcacccttgtgaTTTCCAATCATTGTTCTTAGTTATTttcaatcttttttaggattttctttgaaaaataacaAGTTATGAACTATAAGAGACTATGGTAAGAAGTTAAAATAGAAGGTTGCAGAGTATTGTACAACCATGCTGAAAGAGAACAATGGGAGAATCTTTGATAAGAAATGAACCTACAGTTCATACCTCTATTTTGCAGGATCAATTATATGGTCAAGAGTTTGTTCAAAGTGGGTGGTTGAATTACTTTTTTAAGTTGgatgattttaatgaagaaatagcCACCGAGTTTGCCATGACATTCTCTAATggagaagcaaatgttaaaggactaAGAGTTTTGGCCACTGAAGAAAGGATTGCAAAAGCGACCGGTTTATGTGTTGAAGGGGAAAAATATCCAGAATCAAAGGATGCCAGGAGTGCCTGAGCAGAATTTACAAGACCCAGAGATTGTCCACTAATTTTTGATAAGCAAGGGGCCAGAAGAATCTCTTTACCAGATAAATGGATGGCATCGGTTGTTCACATAATTAAGTATTTAACATGTGAAGGGAGGTAGTCCTATTTGCACTCAATTCACTTCAAGTTGCTTAGCCATCTCAGGCATGGAGTTAGGATGAATGTTCCAAGTGTTTTGTATAACCTCTCAATGATCATGACCGCTGAAATCCAAAAAGGTAGGTCAAATTTGGTCTCCCacaattgtttaattaaattattagtaGAACGGTCATTGAGGGATGTTTCTTAGTTGTCCTGAGAGGAATTTATTTCAATTCATGAATTTAGGGCAAAAAATTATAAGGGCCAGAAAATGGTTTCTAAAAAAGAGACTAGGGtttacaagaagaaaaggaaaaccacTCATGGAGCCTCAAATTTTAAGGATATCTTTGCTACAGAATTTCCTCCAACAAAAGAAATCCCTAGCAATGTTGAGCCAATTCATGAAGTCACTAGTGGAGATATTTTAATCGAAATTTCCAAAAAAACTAGGGCTTCTACTCGAAGGGAAAAGGGTAAGTCAGTAAAGTCAACCAAGgttgaaattgaagaagaaaaccCACTCCCTAcacaaatgaaaaagaaaaagatagcCGAGGTTGTAGAAGAAAACCCTAGTATGGAGAATCTTGTGAGATTCTAGTAGAAGCAAGGTGGAAAGTATAAAATAGATGAGGAATTGGAAGAAAAAACTTTAGACCTTGGAAGGATAAACCAAGGAGTTGCAAAACCTCTTGTTGTAGCTCTTCAATTTAAAGAGAGTAAAAAGAAATCTAAATTTGTTAGAACCCATAGGAGTGCTCCAACTTAGTTTCAAAGAAGAAGTCATAGGCTTAAAGGAAGGCCCAAGAAAAACTCAAATGTGAAATCCAGAGGACCTATtcaagttgattcctcaaaatcaACTTCTCAAACCCCCGAgtctaaagaaaaagaagaaaaagttgagCAGGAGGGGGAAATAAGTGAAGATTCTGAAAAAAATCAAACTTCTAAGGAAGAATAgagcattgaagaacaataagaagTTCAAGAAGGACAATATTGTGGTGAAGGGAATATGGATGGGTTAGATAATTTGGCAAAAGCAATAGAAAAGGTAATTGAATAGGAAAAaggcacaaaatctacaacaactaCTTCTATGATAGGACATGAGGGAGTTCTTGCAGCGGAATGGCAAAACTCTGCCATTGAAGAAGAAACACAACAAGAAAAAATATAGAAGACCCCTGGAGTTGAGTAGGAAGTAACTCCTATAGAAGAGCAAGAAAATGAGGTATAGCAAAAAGAAACTCCTGCACAGGAACCAGTAAATGTACAAGTGATAGAGTAGGAACAATTGACCAAGGATCAAAGGAAAGGAAAGAGGATTCTTCAGGTAGTTAGGCATAGGCCTACACCTTTTTCTTGGATGTCTATTGCATTTAATTTATATTGAGATATGTTGGATAAGGAAGCAGAATGGGAAAATTAGAAGCGTCAACTACAAAAGGAAattaagaagaaagatgaagagattgCCACTCTTAAAGGGAAAATAGACACTATGGTGACTATGGTGCCCAACATTCTTGAGTGTAGACCAACACCTAGGGTGTATGCCATGTATTTAAAGGAACGCTTCCTCACTTTCAAAATGTCTAGTTTTATTTTAGATCAAGATCATTCCTTGGAAACTACTCAAGAATTTTATCAGGTTTATCAGGACTCTCCTACTATAATTAGAAACTtgctttgtgaattttatttgcacaacTATGCAGTACCTGATGATAGAGAATGGAACACTCTGTTATATATTGGTGACATAAATTTGAGGGCACTAATGTCCTGGATCCAGAATGAACATGCAAGAGGTGAAGAAGCTAAAAATTATCAAGAAGAAGAACTTATAATTCCCTTGCCAATAAGAGCAAAGAATAATCCTAGGAGTCTGTATTATGAAGGGTAGAAAGTGTTGTATCATCCcgattttaagcccaaaatattAGCCTTGAGGGAAGAATCATATAAGGAGTTTGAAGCAATGAGGCCCTCTGAGACACAATTAGCTTTGGGTCATGTAGCAAGAAGGTGGAACAGTCTTATAGAAAAAATACAGATGGTAGAGCCACACTCTTTGCAAAATTACTATGCAGCTTTGAAAAGAACTTTATGGTACCTTCAGTTGGGACGAACAAAAATGAATATTTTGCTTCTTTTACTCTTTCAACCACCTATACTTTTATGACCGATAACAGATTGCAATAGGTATGCCAATTCATTTGATGAGACAACAGAAAAAGCTAGTTGTGAAAGGCTTGAGAGGAACAACGGATTTTATTGGAACATTGTTACAAGAAGCTCAGGACAAAATCAATTCATTAATTATAGAGCTCGGGAAAGAGGAAAGAGTGCAACATCTTCATCTTCTAGAGGTCCAACGATATTTTAGGTTGGGGTGAATGACAAGCCAAAAGAATGGCTCTATTTTATCTATGTGTATATGTCATTACTGGGACATTAGGAGTCTAGTTCTGTCTTTTGAGTTTAGAACCTTTGCTAAGTGATAATATTTTATATGTCTTGATGATATGGTCATATGACATAAACTCATTCGATATATGTTCCTTTTTGATGCAATATAATAGGTAGTTGtgctatgaggaatatccatggtaatgttgcatgtagattttgaatgttactctagtaggaataattaggcctatatttgtgAACGTTAATAATTTCATGCAAGattaaagaagaatgttgaaccGGTCTAGGATGTTTAACAATAAAGATCACGAAGTTGCTGGCTAGGAAAGGGACaacaaggattgttgttgaaggagTCAGCTGGCGGTTGGAAGTGGCTCATTATGAGTTATTTGAAGacttaatgatttcctttgttgaAGGAGTAGATTTAGGATTGAGGTTACACTAGATTTGCTTTGTTGTTCCAACAGACTTTGACTGATTCTCAACATTTGAaatttcaccttctttttctccttgttcaataaaagcatcCTCCTTGAACTTTGGGAGTGGTATGATAGTTAGTTAGGAATTTTATGCTTTAAATAACCTCCCATCTTCTCTTGTACGGTGGTTGAGAATAAGATAGTTTCAGTTATTGTAATATAGTTCTGAGTTAAAAAGAAGCAGACTTCCAGTAATTTGTTGTTATGTTCTCAAGTACTTTTAAATCAATAAAGATGATACTTCAAGCTCCAGGAATTTGATTTAGTTATttggatgcttgctaagggggcccacttagtgagtatTCCTTTGGTTTCTTTTATTAGTCATTTCTTATTCTGTACTTAGAATTATCTTGATCATGGACTGTTCTTGTAGCCATTGGAATACTTCCTGTGAGTGTTCCCACAACCACTATTAACTGAGTAGAATCCTGTTTATTGATCATGGATAAGTTATGTTTTTCTTGTTTGTTTCTTTGAATCTAGTTAGCTTTCCTTACAAGAATTTTAGTTATTTGTTTCCAGCATTGTCTTAGAGCAACATTTCAATTCCAGCAATAGGAAAAGTGGTTGTTTCAatctttctagtgcatatactttgcggacccatttcaagtatacgcctcgggttgacaactaaatgaaccttCATGATGAGAGATAATTAATTTGATGGATGCCTAGTCCTTGAGTTATGACTTCAAGGTCTAATTATTGAACCATTAGGAAGATTAGTCAGCGAACACAAAGGATAGTGACAAAGACCAATACATGGATTAAGGCCTAATCCCTTAGGATACAACTTAGACCTTTGGTaatagtagaaaagaagaaaatCCCCTATTCTTAGAGGAAAATTTAGTCCTATAGAATTCAACCATAGATAGAAACCTCATAAACTAGTCATTAAGGAATCCATCAATGCAAATTTGAATTCAAATTGCAAAAGAAACCAAAGGGggtcgattaaaagaaaatcccatGATTTAAGGAGATTTTAAAGGCATAATTTATAGGTCAACCTCTGATTTTAAGGTCCACATGAGTTTTCCATGAGTCAAGGGTAGTTTTGGGAGAAAATATAGCTCCATAGCTTAAGTTCCAGGCCCCTTTTTGAGGGATTTTCAAGTTCATTTTCTCAACAATTGATTTTTCAAATTCCCAGTCAGTTGGTAGCTGATTTGAAGGACAAGGAGTAGTCAACATGCCTATTCATCACAACTCAAAGGGGTAATGAAGTCAAAAGGAGCCAagtaattcaaaattcaaattttagagCTTGTTTTGTTATAAGTCAAATTCCTTCCTCCATTCTTCTCTACTTCTTGTCTTTTCTCTGTATGTACAACAATGAATTGAGTTTTGCAACTCAAATCTTTtaagtttctctaatttttttatttactcGATTATGTTATCTCTTTTAACCTTCTATACATATGAAAATCAGAGCTACTTCTATGTTTTGTAATTAGATTCCATTGGAATTTCAATTAAAAATTCAATTGTTCCTACTCATTTTTGTGTCATTTACATTGTATTATGTTGAAAAAAAGATTGTGATTCGACTTGTAGTCCTTTgttttttcatgcattaatataACATTTTTTGGTCTTTATATGAAGTGCTTATGGTCATCATAAGAATAAATGAGTTGTGAGCATAACTTGAACCTTTGTGTAATCAATTTTAATTAGTAAATTCAAAACCAACAAAAAGCAAagtatcttggtgcatcacctctttagTAGAGTAGATTTTCAGTTACAACAATCCTTTTATTCCTTTTCCTTggcaaaaatcattattttttaggATATCTAAAGGGGAGCCAACCCATAATCTGGACGTTCATCTTCATcatgagcaacccacaggcttgaaGATGTTCctatgtttcacaggattgctgagCATTACGCTTAGCTCTCAGGTGCATATCCCTATGAGAACaccaatttcaaggttaattcctaaatcagggtttgaACGAAGGCAAACCTCTATCGACAACATTTTTTTATCTGTTTCTATGTGTAGAAAATTGACTCAAGAGCTGCAATCAAATATTATGATAGAATAGACAatgacaaataggttcaacttttacAGGAGTGAAAAGTGGAGGACCAAGGCGACCTACCACCGTGGTCCTGAGAATTTTTCTCAATCTTTTGACAGTGGATCCTATATGTCTTCCTGATCCAAAAAAGATCCCATTTGTGCCTCTAGAAGTTATAGGATCAGGGCAACCTACCACCTTGGTCCTGACAATTTAGCTACAAGTTTTGATCCACTTCCTCTTCTCATATCTTTGTCTATGGCTTTGTCTAACATCTAGAACACTCTATTATCATCGTTTTACCCCTTGCCTCACCCTAGAACTTTACAATTAAAATCCAAATTTTGACTCTCAAAGGGGAGACAACAAACAAGTGAATTTAATTAGTGTTTCAACCATTTTCTCTAATTGAATcatggctagatctattgaatttatCCCCCTTTTAATTGTTTTGGTTGATTTGgtgagattagtggttttattttcttaattggtgaaaccctaatgtTAACCTACCACAATTACAATAATAATAGAGATTAATAGTGAATGTCAAtctttttatgatgataattatggAATATAGGAAACAACAAATGATTTTTTGATAATGATCAAGGGATTTCATATGATCTTCTCCTTCAAGAAAATAAAtggaattttttttgaaagataATAGAGACAAGGATAAATTGAAGTTAAATGATGAAATCCAAATAGGATGGAAGAGAGAAGAGGTGTATATCTTCTAGATTTAGATCATATAGATGAAGATAATTATCTTTTGCAAGATACTGCTTATAGATGGGATAGAATCCAAAGGCAAAGTTGATCTCAAAATGGGGGATCTATAAAAATAAATCTTAGAATGAAGGATCCGGAAATCCTTTAGAGAAAGGTAGCCTTACCCTAAAAATCCTAATGGTTCAAAATTTATAAGCTCTAATGCTTCTTTTATGGATTTCAAACCTTTAAACAATTTGGTTAGAAGTAAAGggcttttatttatttttgaatcaaGTGAAAAATAATATTCCAACCACTTGTATAGATCTACCTCTAAAAGAAAAAGTAAATTCCCTAAAGTCAACAATGGTCATTGGAAAGTTCGAGAATATTATATCCATAAGATCAATTGTCTCATAATGGATTAAATAAATTGGGATTTCATTTAAGACATAATTTTTTTGGCAAAGGGTTTCTTCattgtcaattttttttaatgaaactgTCACAAATCAAGCCTTTGATGTAAATTATTTGTTTCTTAATGGGGTATGTTTATATTTATAGCCTTGAAAACCTAATCTTGATCCCTAATTTGAACACATTAGTCTTGTTCCAATTTGGATAGAGTGTTGAATTCACTAGTAGAATAATGGgatttggatatttggaagaagATTGGTAATTCTCTGATTACTTTTATTGAACATGACAAAAaaatgaagaaggaaggtttgggAATTTTGTTAGAATTTTTAATTTAGTTGACGTGAACAAAATATTCCCACaatctttaaatctatttttgaaaatttgagtTTTGTGCTAGCTAATATTTGAAaatacaaatcaattttgcatcaaATGTATTTATCTTTTAGTAATCTAAGAAAAAGTTGTCACTCATTTGAAAATTTGGAACATTTTAACATGGAAGATAATATTAAGTTACTACATGGTAGCATGCCTCAACtctaggaaaaataaaaaattgatcaacTAACTATAATGATGGATATTATGGTCCCTATCCCTCACTCTTAGAAGCTAACATCATCCAAATACTAGACATCCAGGCTTGAAAATAAAAAACCAGAAAAATATGGGAGGATCCCAAGGAAAAGGTGCAAATGGATTTAGAGAAGTTTTGACAAACTCCTCTCTCTAATTGAACACCCAAGTGACAAGTGGCACAATATCATGCTTCTTATGTCACATGTAAGAATACACCTCACAATTGGGTcccaaaaaatgatataaaaacttAAAAATTAACTTTTAGGATATAGTTAATAAAACATGAAACATTGGATTAATAAATTAACTAAAACgactctcaaaggttgagacaccttaattccaACATTCTCCGGCTTGTTGCAAATGTACAAGAGTCACTCTCCACATTCCACTTAGGCCCCAAGGCCCATAGAACTGACACACCATTTGAATTTCTTAGTGCTCATTGGCTTCGTTAGTGTATCTACAAATTCACCAAAGTATCAACATTTTCCAACTTCACCTTTTCATCTTCCACCATATCATGAACAAAGTGAAATTGAACATCAATGCGCTTTGTTTTGGCATGTAAAGTATGATTCTTTTCTAAACAAATGTCACTCtagttgtcacaaaaaatagtaatTTGTCCTGcattaaaatcaatataataacacaacctcttaagccaaatggattccTTACAAGAATGAGTAACTTCCATGTACTCTTTTTTTGTAGTGCACAAAGCGACTATAGATTGTCTCTTACTCATTCAACTAATAACACCATCAAACATCATGAAAAAATATCTATGTTAATGTCACTCACCTAATCTAAATCCGCATATCCATGAATGCAAATTGAATGTGAAGGTCTAGTAGGATAACCATGAAAACACAGGGAATACTCGAAAGTACCCCCCAAATACCTTAACACTCCCTGAACTGCATCCTAATGCACTATTCCAAGATTATCCATAAGTCAACTAAGGACTCCTACAGCTTGGGTAATTTTTAACCTTATATAGACCATAAAATACATCAAGCTACCTACAAAACTTGCAAAAGGTACTTTGGTCATGTCCTTCATCTTAATAGGATATTTTGGACAATATTCTACATAAAGTATCACCCCTCATAACATATGAGCAACTAAATGTTTGCAATGTGTCATACTAAACCTATCCATCACAAAATTCACGTACTTTTTGGCTTATCCAAATATTTTTTCTCGATTTATCTCTTCTTATCTACACCCTCAAAATATAATTCATTTCACCTATATCCTTCATCTCAAAATATGCTAACAACCAAGACATCAAATCTAAAATCACACTTTTACCATTCccaataaacaacatatcatccacGTATAAgacatgtagcatcgtaaattgtcaccgGGCCAGTTTATACCTCAAGTTTATgtccctactttagcgtgtctccTCCTCACTACCTGTCTAGGTCTGTTTTATGCCCAAACTCTAGTTCTGATGCCATGTACACCCATTGATGAACTTCCTAAAGGGGTGTCATTCTCCCTAGGTCTTAATTGTGGTCCCTTTCTAAGAAGGACCATGGCACTCAATGCCTTGGTCCTTCTTAGTTGGGCCCAATTTTAAATGGGGCAAGGGTCCTATCTCTCCAATGATAATTCAATTTCGTGGCTCCACATGACCGTTGGGGGTTGGCCTAATTgttaaatgacctagatacccttATATAAAATATTTGATCAACCTAGTTTCATCCATCCATCCTAGGACTCCAAGAAATTAACTCCTAGCATCCTTGCATTTGTGAAATCTTCAAGGTTGTAtactcttcattcaaccattgtggagaaaaattacatcattcacatGCAAGCACGTGtgtttgattagggttttttcacgttcatgccatttcatacaacatatgtgattatattcaagaagcaaagcatcatcatcaacaattgcatatttgaggtatatcttt from Cryptomeria japonica chromosome 3, Sugi_1.0, whole genome shotgun sequence harbors:
- the LOC131874223 gene encoding uncharacterized protein LOC131874223, producing MEIESTLTKTINLHRKDWAARLLEAVWAYRTSWKTTTRFTPFEMLYRKKAIMPIEFELKNLRTTIELGMDITSAQQARIMQLNELDGVRTTALQNTKLLQNQRIKWHDKYIKDKNFQSGDWALLYDSRLKLYRKTSSKEVFLKQFNSNSDSPATSNFEFPATDEGGTLSLPSD